From Cellulomonas fimi ATCC 484, a single genomic window includes:
- a CDS encoding DUF6055 domain-containing protein, producing the protein MARIGRLALVAALVVPVVAGGAVAVAIAGTGDGKPVVVPPAWEQAWQDAHVREGEDVVLAWGELPGADPTRATLDLRFDPDRTVAALDALYDTHVRDLAVAPQDGAVDDAKLVVVVQGTWSQGPGSHRETVLTPRPGALASGDLLVTGGVDDGVGVVQAAVSALAGGGGSDAPAPSWDLARGVAQAVQEFARIDAPHGALAADSAGAFAAASAAYLATAGAADGVGDVSDVVRSPSVPWSSARLGDGGWLLLQYLAERDDDRTVSRIWRGGDGTQTALEAYRRGAGLSQVALNRRVAEYAMRTVTWDFGGTREVADAVATLDPVLLAGRSTPVEAVPDDPGRYRVAGAFAPSDYGYNLVHLRPDQPGGTVHVRLRGTGTAPDAGWSVGFVAVAGGAARYSPVTEGTDEELQFSLREGETDVYLVVVGTPAAAHAVDSADGFGAVPRYPYEFRVAGAAVVDETALEPVPGGHRHANGGGWVDDDAWVDPTAYVGPHAVVHGDARVGGNARVDGRAWVEGGAVVEGSAVVTDMAVVRSGARLGGDVVVGGDAVVDFDCAAGEYRAFGPERECDGRPAPADVNAAPEPLPADALAFTDPALADPVPPVTVEPTPTATPGAGQPGSTPTPRTPSAGATAPAAGASSPPVTDGGVAPPEPVTAGGCTATYRVTTSWEHDGRAWYQAEVVVTAGSAGVGGWATSWALPAGKDVTAVWNAQLGTSGASVTAENMSYNGALKAGQTTTFGVQGSAATLDVARAVHDLRCAQTR; encoded by the coding sequence ATGGCCCGGATCGGACGGCTCGCGCTCGTGGCTGCCCTCGTGGTCCCCGTCGTCGCCGGCGGTGCCGTGGCCGTCGCGATCGCCGGGACCGGCGACGGCAAGCCGGTCGTGGTCCCGCCCGCCTGGGAGCAGGCGTGGCAGGACGCGCACGTCCGCGAGGGCGAGGACGTCGTGCTCGCGTGGGGCGAGCTGCCCGGCGCCGACCCGACGCGGGCGACGCTGGACCTGCGGTTCGACCCCGACCGGACGGTCGCCGCGCTCGACGCCCTGTACGACACGCACGTGCGCGACCTGGCGGTCGCCCCGCAGGACGGCGCGGTCGACGACGCGAAGCTCGTCGTCGTGGTGCAGGGCACCTGGTCGCAGGGCCCCGGCTCGCACCGGGAGACGGTCCTGACGCCGCGCCCCGGCGCGCTCGCGTCGGGCGACCTGCTCGTGACCGGCGGCGTCGACGACGGCGTGGGCGTCGTGCAGGCGGCGGTGTCCGCCCTCGCCGGCGGCGGCGGCAGCGACGCGCCCGCACCGTCGTGGGACCTCGCACGCGGGGTCGCGCAGGCCGTCCAGGAGTTCGCCCGGATCGACGCCCCCCACGGCGCGCTGGCCGCGGACTCGGCCGGTGCGTTCGCCGCGGCGAGCGCCGCGTACCTCGCGACGGCCGGCGCCGCCGACGGCGTCGGGGACGTGTCCGACGTGGTCCGGAGCCCGTCGGTGCCGTGGTCGAGCGCGCGGCTCGGAGACGGCGGCTGGCTGCTGCTGCAGTACCTCGCGGAACGCGACGACGACCGGACCGTGAGCCGGATCTGGCGGGGCGGCGACGGCACGCAGACGGCCCTCGAGGCGTACCGCCGCGGCGCAGGGCTGAGCCAGGTCGCGCTGAACCGGCGCGTCGCCGAGTACGCGATGCGGACCGTCACGTGGGACTTCGGCGGCACGCGCGAGGTCGCCGACGCGGTCGCGACGCTCGACCCCGTCCTGCTCGCGGGCCGCAGCACGCCCGTGGAGGCCGTCCCCGACGACCCCGGGCGCTATCGCGTGGCCGGGGCGTTCGCGCCGTCGGACTACGGCTACAACCTCGTCCACCTGCGGCCCGACCAGCCCGGCGGGACCGTGCACGTGCGGCTGCGCGGCACGGGGACGGCGCCCGACGCGGGGTGGTCCGTGGGCTTCGTCGCCGTCGCGGGCGGTGCCGCGCGGTACAGCCCCGTCACCGAGGGCACCGACGAGGAGCTGCAGTTCTCGCTGCGCGAGGGGGAGACGGACGTCTACCTGGTCGTCGTCGGCACCCCCGCGGCGGCGCACGCGGTGGACTCGGCGGACGGCTTCGGCGCGGTGCCGCGCTACCCCTACGAGTTCCGGGTCGCGGGCGCGGCGGTGGTCGACGAGACCGCGCTCGAGCCCGTCCCGGGCGGGCACCGGCACGCCAACGGCGGGGGCTGGGTCGACGACGACGCCTGGGTCGACCCGACCGCGTACGTCGGGCCGCACGCCGTCGTGCACGGGGACGCGCGCGTCGGCGGGAACGCCCGCGTGGACGGCCGTGCGTGGGTCGAGGGCGGTGCGGTCGTCGAGGGCTCGGCGGTCGTCACCGACATGGCCGTCGTCAGGAGCGGGGCCCGGCTCGGCGGCGACGTCGTGGTGGGCGGGGACGCGGTCGTCGACTTCGACTGCGCGGCGGGGGAGTACCGCGCGTTCGGCCCCGAGCGGGAGTGCGACGGCCGGCCCGCTCCGGCCGACGTCAACGCCGCCCCGGAGCCCCTGCCGGCGGATGCCCTCGCGTTCACCGACCCGGCGCTCGCCGACCCCGTCCCGCCCGTCACCGTGGAACCGACCCCGACGGCGACACCCGGTGCGGGGCAGCCCGGGTCGACGCCGACGCCCCGCACGCCGTCGGCAGGCGCCACGGCCCCGGCCGCGGGCGCGAGCAGCCCGCCCGTGACCGACGGCGGGGTGGCGCCGCCCGAGCCCGTCACGGCCGGCGGGTGCACGGCGACGTACCGCGTGACGACCTCCTGGGAGCACGACGGCCGGGCGTGGTACCAGGCCGAGGTCGTCGTCACGGCGGGCAGCGCGGGCGTCGGCGGCTGGGCCACGTCGTGGGCGCTGCCGGCGGGCAAGGACGTCACCGCGGTGTGGAACGCCCAGCTCGGCACGAGCGGCGCGAGCGTCACGGCCGAGAACATGTCCTACAACGGCGCGCTCAAGGCCGGGCAGACGACGACGTTCGGCGTGCAGGGCTCAGCGGCGACGCTCGACGTGGCCCGCGCGGTGCACGACCTGCGCTGCGCCCAGACGCGCTGA
- the deoC gene encoding deoxyribose-phosphate aldolase, producing the protein MTATHDAPHDAAGLARLVDHTLLKPEATVADVQALVEEAARLGVYSVCVSPSFLPLDTSAAPGLHVATVCGFPSGKHHSDVKAAEAARSVRDGADEVDMVIDVGAAIEGRFDAVEADIAAVRAATPGDVVLKVIIESAALTDEQVVAVCEAAERAGADFVKTSTGFHPAGGATVHAVELMARTVGGRLGVKASGGIRTSADAVAMVQAGATRLGLSGTAAVLAGLEADAGY; encoded by the coding sequence ATGACCGCGACCCACGACGCCCCCCACGACGCCGCCGGCCTGGCCCGGCTCGTCGACCACACGCTCCTGAAGCCGGAGGCGACCGTCGCCGACGTGCAGGCGCTCGTCGAGGAGGCCGCCCGCCTGGGCGTGTACTCGGTGTGCGTGTCGCCGTCGTTCCTGCCGCTCGACACCTCGGCGGCGCCCGGGCTGCACGTCGCGACGGTGTGCGGGTTCCCGTCGGGCAAGCACCACAGCGACGTCAAGGCGGCCGAGGCCGCGCGGTCCGTGCGGGACGGCGCGGACGAGGTCGACATGGTCATCGACGTGGGCGCGGCCATCGAGGGCCGGTTCGACGCCGTCGAGGCGGACATCGCCGCGGTGCGCGCCGCGACGCCTGGCGACGTCGTGCTCAAGGTCATCATCGAGTCCGCCGCGCTGACGGACGAGCAGGTCGTCGCGGTGTGCGAGGCCGCGGAGCGCGCGGGCGCGGACTTCGTGAAGACGTCGACGGGCTTCCACCCCGCCGGGGGTGCCACCGTGCACGCGGTCGAGCTCATGGCCCGCACGGTCGGCGGGCGCCTGGGCGTGAAGGCGTCGGGCGGCATCCGCACGTCTGCCGACGCGGTCGCGATGGTCCAGGCGGGCGCGACGCGGCTCGGCCTGTCCGGCACCGCTGCCGTGCTCGCGGGCCTGGAGGCGGACGCGGGCTACTGA